The following nucleotide sequence is from Streptomyces sp. HUAS CB01.
TCCGGCGGTGACGAGGTGCTCCAGGTAGCGGCGCGCGGTGATCCGCGAGATCCCCACCGCGGCACCCGCTTCGGCCGCCGTCAGCCCGCCGTCGGTGTCGCGGAGCGTACGGGTGACCGCCTCCAGGGTCGGTGCGCTGAGGCCCTTGGGGAGCGCGGCGGGCTGCGGGGTCCGCAGGGTCGCCAGGGCCCGGTCCACCTCGTCCTGCCCGGACGCCTCGCCGGCGGTGGCGCGGAACTCGGCGTACCGGTCGAGGCGGTCGCGCAGCGTGGCGAACGTGAACGGCTTCAGGACGTACTGGACGACACCGAGCGACACGCCCTCACGGACGACCGCCAGATCGCGCGCGGAGGTCACGGCGATCACGTCGGCGGAGTGCCCGGCGGCGCGCAGGGCGCGCAGCAGCTGGAGTCCGTGCCCGTCCGGCAGGTAGAGGTCGAGGAGGATCAGGTCCACGGGCGTGCGTTCCAGCACCCGGTACGCCTCGGCCCGCGAGTGGGCGACGCCCGCCACGGTGAACCCCGGTACGCGGCCCACGTACAGGGCGTGTGCGTCGGCGGCGACGGGGTCGTCCTCGACGACGAGCACCCGGATCCCGGCGGGAGCGGTCACCTCGCCACCTCCGTGCCAGGTCTCCGGCCGGGGCGTCCGTTCATGTGTCGACCTCCGTGATGCGCAGGGGCAGCCGTACGGTGAACTCCGCGCCACCGTACGGTCCTTGGGCCGCCTCGACCGTGCCCCGTCCCCGGTGCGCGGCCTGTCGCACCAGCGCGAGCCCGAGCCCCCGGCCGGGGCCCCTGGTCGACCAGCCCCGCTCGAACACGGCCTCCGCGTCCCCGGGACCGAGCCCCGGTCCCGTGTCGCTGACGCGCAGCACCAACTCGTCCTCGTCCGCACGGGCGGTGACGACGACGCGCGGGCGCGCGCCGGCGGCACGGGCGTGCGTCGCGGTCGTGTGCCCACCTTGCCCTTCGGGCACCTCGCGCGCGGCGGGGACGGGGGCGGGGTGCCCGTGGGGGTGGTCCCGCGGCCCGGTGGCGGCCGCTCCGCCGGGGACGGCGGCCGCGCCCTCCGCTTCCGTCGCGGTCGTGGCACCGATGCCCGCCTCCGCGCCGGGCGCGTCCTGCGCGCCGGAGGTGTCCTCCGGTCCCGTCGCGGGCACGCGGCCCGTGCCGGGGCCGCCGGCGCGGTCCGCGTGCTCGGCCCGTCCGTCGTCCCCGGTGGGCACCTCGCGCGTGGGAGGGACGGAGGGCCGGGGACCCTCTGCGTCCTGCCGGGTCGCCGAACGGGCGCCCGGGACGTTCGCCGGTCGGCCCGCGCCGGTCCGTACATCCCGCACGTCCCGCACGTCCCGCACGTCCCGCACGTCCCGCACGTCCCGCACGTCCCGTACGGGCGGGACGGCGGCTCCGGGCTCGTCGAGGCGCGGCCCGGAGAGGGGCCGTGGTGCGGTGTCTCCGGCCCGTACGGCGTGCGGCGCTGCCGACCGGTGCGGGCCGAGGGCGGTGCTCGTGACCGCCGCTCCGGTGGCGACGGGCGCGGACCCGCCCACGAGGCCGCCCCCGGCCCGGTGCGGTTCCGCCTCGCGCGCCGCCGGTCGCGTCGCCGACGACGCCTCGACCGCGTTGTCGATCAGGTTGCCGAGGATGGTGACCAGGTCCCGGGGCGGCAGCCAGGGCGGCAGGACGCCGTCGTCCATGCGGCTGTCGTCGGTCAGGACGAGTTCGACGCCGCTCTCGTTGGCCTGCGCCGCCTTGCCGAGGAGCAGGGCCGCGAGGACCGGCTCGCCGACCGCCGTCACCACACGGTCCGTGAGCACCTGCGCCAGTTCGAGCTCCGCCGTGGCGAACTCGACCGCCTCGTCCGCGCGGCCCAGCTCGATGAGGGAGACGACGGTGTGCAGCCGGTTGGCCGCCTCGTGGGCCTGGGCGCGCAGCGCCTGGGTGAAGCCGCGCTCGGAGTCCAGCTCACCGGTCAGCGACTGCAGTTCGGTGTGGTCCCGCAGCGTCACGACCGTGCCGCGACGCTCGCCGCCGACCACCGGCTGGGTGGAGACGACGAGCACCCGGTCGGCCGTGAGGTGCAGTTCGTCGACGCGCGGCTCGCTCGCCAGCAGAGCCCCGGTCAGCCCGGGCGGCAGGCCCAGCTCGTCGGGGCCCCGGCCGACCACGTCCGCGCAGAGTCCCAGCAGCTCCCGCGCCCCGTCGTTGATCAGCGCGATGCGCCGGTGCCCGTCGAGCATCAGCAGGCCCTCGCGTACCGCGTGCAGCGTGGCCTCGTGGTAGTCGTGCATGCGGCTCAGCTCCGCCGCGTTCATCCCGTGCGTGTGCCGCCGCAGCCGGGCGTTGATCACGTACGTGCCGAGTCCGCCCAGCGCCAGAGCCGCGCCGGCCATCCCCAGCAGCGCGGTGACCTGCTTGCCGAGCTGCTCGCTGATCTTGTCGATGGTGATGCCCGCGCTGACGAGCGCGACGATCCGGCCGGAGTCGTCCCGTACCGGCGCCACCGTCCGCACCGACGGCCCCAGCGTCCCCGTGTAGGTCTCCGACACCGTGCGTCCCTGCCGCGCCTCGTCGATGTGACCCAGATAGATGTGTCCTATTTCACCCGGTTCGGGGTGGGTCCAGCGCCTGCCGTCCGGCGTCATGATCACCACGAAGTCGACGCCCGCGTCCTTCCGCAGCCGCTCCGCGTACGGCTGCAGCCGCGCCGTGGGGTCGGGGGAGCGGACCGCCGTCACCACCGACGGGAAGTCCGCCACCGCCGCAGCGGTCGCCGTCGTCTGCCGGCGCGCGGTCTCCTCGGCCTGCGCGCGGTCCGTGACGTACGAGAACAGCGCGAAGCCGGCCACGATCGCGGCGACCAGCACGACCTGCATCGCGAAGAGCTGGCCGGCGAGGCTCCGTGGACGGGGGATGTGCATGGCTCAAGTCTGCCTGGCCGATTTCGTGTGAACGAAACGAACGCAACGGTGACCGGGGTCACAGGGTGCTGAATAGTCACGGGCATCCACCGGGACGTGGATGCACATCAGGCCGAGGAGGAATCCCCGTGGCAACCGCTCCAGCAGCCGCAAGGCGGGACCGCACCCATTATCTGTATCTCGCCGTCATCGGCGCCGTCGTCCTCGGCGTCATCGTGGGCTTCGCCGCCCCCGGCGTCGCCGTCGAACTCAAGCCGATCGGCACCGGGTTCGTGAACCTGATCAAGATGATGATCTCCCCGATCATCTTCTGCACGATCGTGCTCGGTGTCGGCTCGGTCCGCAAGGCGGCCAAGGTCGGTGCCGTCGGCGGTCTGGCACTCGGCTACTTCCTGGCCATGTCGACGGTCGCGCTGGCCATCGGCCTGATCGTGGGCAACGTCCTCGACCCGGGGCACGGACTGCAGCTCACGGACGCGGCGAGGGCCGCGGGCGAGAAGCAGGCCGAGGGGGCCAGCGAGGGCACCGTGGACTTCCTCCTCGGGGTCATCCCGACCACCCTGGTCTCCGCCTTCACCGAGGGTGAGGTGCTGCAGACGCTGCTGGTCGCGCTGCTCGCGGGCTTCGCGCTGCAGGCCATGGGCTCCGCCGGGGAGCCCGTCCTGCGCGGCATCGGCCACCTCCAGAAGCTGGTCTTCCGCATCCTCGCGATGATCATGTGGGCGGCCCCCGTGGGCGCCTTCGGAGCGATCGCGGCCGTCGTCGGCGAGACCGGTGTCGACGCCCTGAAGTCGCTCGCGGTCATCATGATCGGCTTCTACGTCACCTGTGCGCTGTTCGTGGTCCTCGTCCTCGGCACCCTGCTGCGGGTCGTCGCCGGGGTGAACCTGTTCGCGCTGCTGAAGTACCTGGGCCGCGAGTTCCTGCTGATCCTGTCCACCTCGTCGTCCGAGTCCGCGCTGCCGCGGCTCATCGCGAAGATGGAGCACCTGGGGGTCTCGAAGCCCGTCGTCGGCATCACCGTTCCCACCGGCTACTCCTTCAACCTGGACGGCACCGCGATCTATCTGACGATGGGCTCGCTGTTCGTCGCCGAGGCGATGGGCACCCCGCTCTCGGTCAGTGAGCAGATCTCGCTGCTGGTCTTCATGATCATCGCCTCGAAGGGCGCGGCGGGTGTCACCGGCGCCGGCCTCGCGACCCTCGCCGGCGGCCTCCAGTCGCACAAGCCCGCCCTGGTCGACGGCGTCGGACTGATCGTCGGCATCGACCGCTTCATGAGCGAGGCCCGCGCCCTCACCAACTTCGCGGGCAACGCCGTCGCCACCGTCCTGGTCGGCACCTGGACGAAGGAGATCGACAAGGAGCGCGCCGCCGAGGTCCTCGCCGGCCGCATCCCGTTCGACGAGTCGACCTTCGTCGACGACCACGCCCCGGCAGCGGCCGCCGCCGAGGTGCCGGAGCAGCGGGACGAGACCCGCCGGGAGCCGGCCGTCAAGGTCTGACACCACCGCCGTGACCGTTCGGGCCCGGGGCGCACACCGCCCCGGGCCCGCACGTGCGTCCCGCCCCGGCTCAGCCGGCCGGGAAGGAGAAGACCGCGGTCGACGTCCCGGACGCGTGGGGTTTCCCGGACTCGACGCCCGCCACCCGCGCCCCGGCCGTCGCCGTCGTGCGCCCGACGTGCAGCGCCGTGCCGGTGACCCGCAGCGGCGGGGTGTCCGCGCACACCGGGCGGAGGAGGTGCAGACCGAGCTGCGTCGTGGCGCACGTGGAGCCGGCGGGCAGCCTGCTCGTCACCGCCGAGCCGAGCACCGCGTCCATGACCGACGCCCGATGGCCGCCGTGCACGCTGCCCATCGGGTGGTGGAGGTGCTCGCCGTGAGCCGGTCTCGAACACCGCGAGACCGTCCCCGAGGCGTGTGGCCCTCGCGCCCGGCCGTCCGGGCGCGGCCCGGAACCCCGCCCGGCCCCCTCCGGCTGGCCGGAGCACGGCCGGTGCCGAAAGGTGGACCCCAAGGCGATCGACGGGAGAGACGGATGCCCAAATACCTGATCCAGGCGAGCTACAGCGCCGAGGGCACCAAGGGCCTGCTCACCGAGGGCGGTACGGGCCGCCGGCAGGCAGTGGAGCAGGTCCTCCGTTCCTGCGGCGGCACCCTCGAATGGATGTACTTCGCGTTCGGCGACGACGACCTGTACATCGTGGTGGACATGCCCGACGCCGTCTCGATGGTGGCCACCTCCATGAAGGTCCGTGCCACGGGCGCGATCACGTCCAGGGCCGTGCCCCTGCTCAGCCCCGAGGACATCGACGCGGCGGCTCGGAAGCAGGTCGACTTCCGCGCACCCGGCGCCTGACCCGCCGGGCACACGGAAGTGCCGCCGGGGTGGGGGACCCGGCGGCACCGGTCGTGGGCCCGAGGCGCGGCCCGTGTCGGACCGGGCCGCCGCCCACCGGCTCACTGCTCGATGGGGCGTCCGTCCGTTCCGCAGATGTAGCCCGCCACGATGCAGTCCCGCACCCGGCGCTCCAGCTCCGCCTGGTCCCAGGCGTTGAAGAAGTCGCCGTGGAAGGTGTGGCCGGGGGCGTCGGTCACATTGACCCCGCCCCGGGTCCCGGCCAGCGTGAGCCCGCCGCCGTGCACCGGCCAGGTGATCAGCAGCTCCAGCCGCGGCACGACCACCGGATGACTCGACGGACACGTCTGCCCCGTCGCGTACGCCATGTGGTCCCGGTGGTTGGCGCTGTCCAGGTTCTTCCCGTCCCAGCAGGTGGGGAAGTCCAGGTAGTTCTCCAGCTTCGTGCCCGGCGGGCAGTTCATGAAGTCCCGGCTGGACTCGGGGCGTCCGACGCAGGACCAGCGCGCGGCCGGGTTCTGGTCGGGGGAGGTGGCGAGGGCGTTCCCGACGACGTACCGCAGTCCGCGCGGATGGGCGACGGCGCGGGCGCGGTCGGTGATGCCCTGGTAGTAGACGGTGACCCGCTCCGGGGCCACGGGCACTCCGTTCTGGTAGAGGGTCGGTGTCCAGTAGGACGAAAGGTCCGTGTCCGGTGTGCAGTTGGTGGTGCCGGCGCTCAAGGACTGAAGTGTCGACGAGGCGTTCGCCGTCCTGTTGCCGTAGAACTCGTGGATGTGCGAGCGGCCGGCCTGACCGGGGAAGACGATCGGGTCGTCGCCCCGCCGGTGGCTGGAGAAGCAGTCCGCCCGGAACTCGCTCCCGCGCAGCGGGGCCGCCGCCTGGGCCTTGCTGTACGTGTACGCGTGGGCCCTGTGGCCCACGGGGGCGTGGCCGTCGCCGTGGACGTCGGCACCGGCGCAGCCCGCGGTGGCCAGGAAGAGCAGGGCCGCCGCGCCCGCGAGCGCTCTGCGGATCAGCATGGCCTTCCCTCCCGCTCAGCCGAAGGGGATGCGGACGAAGGACTGGTTGCCGATGCCGACGGTGCTGGCGCCGTTGCCGATGGCGTTCCACACCTCGATGCGCACCCTGCCGTTCGTCAGATCACCGTGTGTGCCGGTGGCGGACCGCAGGCCACGTGCCTGGGTGTAGTGCTCGTAGCCCGGGACCGGATCGGTGGCGAAGTAGTGGTACGTCTCGGTGCGGTCCCAGGTGCCGTCGCCCGTGCGGTCGTAACTCACCCGAACCTGCTGGCCGTTGGCGACGGTGGCGCCGGCGTCCACGAAGAGGTCGAACTGCGTCGAACCGCCGTTGTACGCCCGGGTGACCGGGCCGGAGGTGAACACCTGCGGACTGTGCGGGGTGCCGTCGTGGTTCGCGCCGCCCGCCGACGCGAGCGTCACGGTGGAGCCGGAGCCGGTCGCGTCCCCGGCGACGCCGCTGCCGCGCAGGTACAGCTGCGAGGAGCCGGTCGGCGGGTCGGTCGGCGGCGGGGCCGTGCCACCGCCGCGGGTCCACACGGCGACGTAGTCGACGAGCATCGGCCGGCCCGGGACGGTCGCGGCGGTCGGGGTCCTGCCGGCCAGCGCGTCCGGGAAGGCGCCGCCGATCGCGACGTTGAGGAGGATGAAGTAGCCCGCGTGCTCCGTCATGTTGGCCCAGGTGGCGGCGTCCATCTGGTTCTGGTTCACGCTGTGGTAGAGCTGGTCGTCCACGTACCAGCGCAGGGCGTTGGGCGAGGCGGAGCGGTCCCACTCGAAGCGGTAGGTGTGGAACGCCGACTGGCAGCTCGCGCCGGGGCAGGTGCGGCTGGCGCCGAGGCCGCTGGTCTCGTTGCACGGCCCGCCGGGGTTCACCCCGCAGTGGAGGACGCCCCAGACGGAGTTGAGGCCGTTGACGTTCTCCATGATGTCGAACTCGCCGATGCCGGGCCAGTTCCAGTAGTTGCCCCGGTACGGCGCCCCGAGCGCCCAGAACGCGGGCCAGTAGCCGAGCGCCGCGTCCCCGGTCACGTTGGGCATCCGGATGCGGCCCTCGATGCGCAGGGTGCCGCCGGCGGGGGCCTTGAAGTCGGCGCGGTGGGTCTCGATCCGCGCGGACGTCCAGTTGCCCGCCCCGTCGCGCAGCGGGGTGATGCGCAGATTGCCGCCGCCGTCGAGGCTGACGTTGTCCGGGCTGCCCGTGTAGTTCTGGATCTCGCCGGTGCCCCAGTTGCCGGGGCCGCCCGGATAGCCGTGACCGGTGTCGATCCGCCAGTCGGCGGAGGACGGCAGGGACCGGTCGGGACCGTTGAAGTCGTCGCTCCACTGCAGGTTCCAGCCGGGCGCCGGGGGCACGTCCGCGTTGGCCGGGCCCGCGGGGCCGAGGGCGAGGAACCCGGTGAGGGCGACGGCCAGGGCCGTGAACGCCGTGAGGAGCGGGGTACGGGAGAGTCTGCTGATGCGGCTCGTGCTCAAGGAAGACCTCCGGGAGGGGGGTGGTGCCGGAAGTGATTGAGAGCGCTCTCACCGTGTTGTGTAGATGGAGACAGGACGGTCGTCAATGCCTTGCGTGCGTTGACTTCCCGAAGGCACGGGCCACTTGGGCGGACGTGCCGGTCAGTAGTTCCGCCACTCGTGCCGGGTGTACTCCAGCACCACGGGATCCATCAGCGTGCTGGCCCGCACCTTCTGCGGGCGGCGGTCCAGCGGGAAGACCGTCGCGGCCCGCAGGACCGCGTCGTCCAGGAACCGCAGCCGCGGGGCGTCCCCGGCCAGACGCAGGGCAGGCGCCGTGCCGTCCCTGCCGGGAGTGGCCAGCACGTAGCCCCAGTTGCCGAAGCTGGGGACGTCCACCTGGTACGCGGTGGTGCGGTAGCCGGCCGCGCCGATCGTCGTGGCGACCGACCAGAAGGACTTCGGGGCGAAGAACGGGGACCCGGCCTGCACCACGACCTGGCTCCCGGGCTTCAGCACCTTCCCCAGCAGGTGGTAGAACTCGACCGAGTAGAGCTTGGCCAGCGCGGCCGTGTCCGGGTCGGGGAAGTCGATGACGACCGTGTCGTACCGCTCCCGCGCGTCCCGCAGCCAGTTGAAGGCGTCGGCGTTGACGGCCGTGACCCGCGGGTCCGCGAGCGCACGGCCGTTGAGCTCGCTGAGCGGCGCGAAGCCCCGGGCCAGCCGCGTCATGGCAGGGTCCAGATCCACCAGCGTCACCTTCTCGACGCGGTCGTAGCGCAGCACCTCCCGCAGGGCCAGCGCGTCCCCGCCGCCGAGGATCAGCACGGACGTGTGCCGCCCCGACATGGCGGGGTGCACCAGGGCCTCGTGGTAGCGGTACTCGTCGACGGAGGAGAACTGCAGGTCGCCGTTGAGGAAGAGCCGGGTGTCGGGCTCCCCGGTGAAGGCGGTGGACCGGGTCACCACGATGTCCTGGTACGGCGTCGTCTCGGCGTGGATGATCGGGTCGCGGTAGAGCTGCTGCCGCGCGGTGACCTCGATGTCGTCGGCCAGCACGTACACCGTGCCGAGTACCGCGAGGACCGCGGCGACCACGACGAGCAGCCCGGTGCGCACGGCGCGGCGGGTCTGCCGGCGGAAGATCCACAGGACGACCACGACCCCGGCCAGGGCGTTGACCGCCCCCACCACCAGGGCGCCCTTGAGCTGGCCGAAGGTCGGCAGGAGCAGCAGGGGGAAGCACAGGCCGCCGATGAGGGCGCCGA
It contains:
- a CDS encoding DUF1996 domain-containing protein; translated protein: MLIRRALAGAAALLFLATAGCAGADVHGDGHAPVGHRAHAYTYSKAQAAAPLRGSEFRADCFSSHRRGDDPIVFPGQAGRSHIHEFYGNRTANASSTLQSLSAGTTNCTPDTDLSSYWTPTLYQNGVPVAPERVTVYYQGITDRARAVAHPRGLRYVVGNALATSPDQNPAARWSCVGRPESSRDFMNCPPGTKLENYLDFPTCWDGKNLDSANHRDHMAYATGQTCPSSHPVVVPRLELLITWPVHGGGLTLAGTRGGVNVTDAPGHTFHGDFFNAWDQAELERRVRDCIVAGYICGTDGRPIEQ
- a CDS encoding glycoside hydrolase family 16 protein, which codes for MSTSRISRLSRTPLLTAFTALAVALTGFLALGPAGPANADVPPAPGWNLQWSDDFNGPDRSLPSSADWRIDTGHGYPGGPGNWGTGEIQNYTGSPDNVSLDGGGNLRITPLRDGAGNWTSARIETHRADFKAPAGGTLRIEGRIRMPNVTGDAALGYWPAFWALGAPYRGNYWNWPGIGEFDIMENVNGLNSVWGVLHCGVNPGGPCNETSGLGASRTCPGASCQSAFHTYRFEWDRSASPNALRWYVDDQLYHSVNQNQMDAATWANMTEHAGYFILLNVAIGGAFPDALAGRTPTAATVPGRPMLVDYVAVWTRGGGTAPPPTDPPTGSSQLYLRGSGVAGDATGSGSTVTLASAGGANHDGTPHSPQVFTSGPVTRAYNGGSTQFDLFVDAGATVANGQQVRVSYDRTGDGTWDRTETYHYFATDPVPGYEHYTQARGLRSATGTHGDLTNGRVRIEVWNAIGNGASTVGIGNQSFVRIPFG
- a CDS encoding polyamine aminopropyltransferase, coding for MQDRTAAQERTATAPESPVRSRGARVLLLFSVFLCAACGLVYELALTALGSYLIGNSVMQTSVVISVMVFAMGVGSLAAKPLQRRAVGAFAAVEALLALVGGLSVLVLYLSFAWLRVYMPAMVVVSFVVGLLIGAEIPLLMTLLQRIRRQEAGSAVADMFAVDYIGALIGGLCFPLLLLPTFGQLKGALVVGAVNALAGVVVVLWIFRRQTRRAVRTGLLVVVAAVLAVLGTVYVLADDIEVTARQQLYRDPIIHAETTPYQDIVVTRSTAFTGEPDTRLFLNGDLQFSSVDEYRYHEALVHPAMSGRHTSVLILGGGDALALREVLRYDRVEKVTLVDLDPAMTRLARGFAPLSELNGRALADPRVTAVNADAFNWLRDARERYDTVVIDFPDPDTAALAKLYSVEFYHLLGKVLKPGSQVVVQAGSPFFAPKSFWSVATTIGAAGYRTTAYQVDVPSFGNWGYVLATPGRDGTAPALRLAGDAPRLRFLDDAVLRAATVFPLDRRPQKVRASTLMDPVVLEYTRHEWRNY
- a CDS encoding PaaI family thioesterase yields the protein MGSTFRHRPCSGQPEGAGRGSGPRPDGRARGPHASGTVSRCSRPAHGEHLHHPMGSVHGGHRASVMDAVLGSAVTSRLPAGSTCATTQLGLHLLRPVCADTPPLRVTGTALHVGRTTATAGARVAGVESGKPHASGTSTAVFSFPAG
- a CDS encoding GYD domain-containing protein, with amino-acid sequence MPKYLIQASYSAEGTKGLLTEGGTGRRQAVEQVLRSCGGTLEWMYFAFGDDDLYIVVDMPDAVSMVATSMKVRATGAITSRAVPLLSPEDIDAAARKQVDFRAPGA
- a CDS encoding cation:dicarboxylate symporter family transporter, with amino-acid sequence MATAPAAARRDRTHYLYLAVIGAVVLGVIVGFAAPGVAVELKPIGTGFVNLIKMMISPIIFCTIVLGVGSVRKAAKVGAVGGLALGYFLAMSTVALAIGLIVGNVLDPGHGLQLTDAARAAGEKQAEGASEGTVDFLLGVIPTTLVSAFTEGEVLQTLLVALLAGFALQAMGSAGEPVLRGIGHLQKLVFRILAMIMWAAPVGAFGAIAAVVGETGVDALKSLAVIMIGFYVTCALFVVLVLGTLLRVVAGVNLFALLKYLGREFLLILSTSSSESALPRLIAKMEHLGVSKPVVGITVPTGYSFNLDGTAIYLTMGSLFVAEAMGTPLSVSEQISLLVFMIIASKGAAGVTGAGLATLAGGLQSHKPALVDGVGLIVGIDRFMSEARALTNFAGNAVATVLVGTWTKEIDKERAAEVLAGRIPFDESTFVDDHAPAAAAAEVPEQRDETRREPAVKV
- a CDS encoding ATP-binding protein: MHIPRPRSLAGQLFAMQVVLVAAIVAGFALFSYVTDRAQAEETARRQTTATAAAVADFPSVVTAVRSPDPTARLQPYAERLRKDAGVDFVVIMTPDGRRWTHPEPGEIGHIYLGHIDEARQGRTVSETYTGTLGPSVRTVAPVRDDSGRIVALVSAGITIDKISEQLGKQVTALLGMAGAALALGGLGTYVINARLRRHTHGMNAAELSRMHDYHEATLHAVREGLLMLDGHRRIALINDGARELLGLCADVVGRGPDELGLPPGLTGALLASEPRVDELHLTADRVLVVSTQPVVGGERRGTVVTLRDHTELQSLTGELDSERGFTQALRAQAHEAANRLHTVVSLIELGRADEAVEFATAELELAQVLTDRVVTAVGEPVLAALLLGKAAQANESGVELVLTDDSRMDDGVLPPWLPPRDLVTILGNLIDNAVEASSATRPAAREAEPHRAGGGLVGGSAPVATGAAVTSTALGPHRSAAPHAVRAGDTAPRPLSGPRLDEPGAAVPPVRDVRDVRDVRDVRDVRDVRDVRTGAGRPANVPGARSATRQDAEGPRPSVPPTREVPTGDDGRAEHADRAGGPGTGRVPATGPEDTSGAQDAPGAEAGIGATTATEAEGAAAVPGGAAATGPRDHPHGHPAPVPAAREVPEGQGGHTTATHARAAGARPRVVVTARADEDELVLRVSDTGPGLGPGDAEAVFERGWSTRGPGRGLGLALVRQAAHRGRGTVEAAQGPYGGAEFTVRLPLRITEVDT
- a CDS encoding response regulator, encoding MTAPAGIRVLVVEDDPVAADAHALYVGRVPGFTVAGVAHSRAEAYRVLERTPVDLILLDLYLPDGHGLQLLRALRAAGHSADVIAVTSARDLAVVREGVSLGVVQYVLKPFTFATLRDRLDRYAEFRATAGEASGQDEVDRALATLRTPQPAALPKGLSAPTLEAVTRTLRDTDGGLTAAEAGAAVGISRITARRYLEHLVTAGRAVRSPQYGQIGRPELQYRWLRSGR